The Haloplanus sp. CK5-1 genome segment ACGTCGGGGTACACGCCGACGAGGCAGACATCGACGAGGTAACCTTCACTGACGACTTGCCGGAAGAACCCCCCTACCCCTCCCTTGACCTCAACCTCGAAATTCCAACTCCACAACTCACGGGGCTCACGGAAGCGTTGGAGGCCATCACCTCATCGTACCATCAGCAACTGGCCGCCCAACTCTCCACGATACTTGACGGCTACTTCGACTCACTTCTATCCGACACATTAGAGCCAATCGCCGACCTCGCCGAGCAGTACCGCGAAATTGAGGAATCCGACTTCGAGTTCAAGTGGCTCTCCAACGTCAAGCACGCAGCCTTCATGCAGCTCTACCGTGAGTACTGCGATGAGGGGAACGATGCCGCGGCCGAACTCCTCGCCGCCCAACTCCGCGACGAGGAAGACATCGAGAGCTTCAAGGAGTACTTCCGCTCCTTCAACGAATACGACGAACGGCAGGAGATCATCGAAGAGGCACTCGACGCCCACGCTGAGGGAAGATATGTCCTCAGCATCCCCACCCTCCTCACCCAACTCGACGGCATCTTCATCGACCTCGCCCTCGATATCGGCCTTTGGCGGCCTGACCACGATGTAACCGGGGTCGCAGTCGTCAACAAGGGCGAAGGAAGCCCCCGCCACATCTCCGAGATCGACGAGGAATTCCGGGACTACTACAGCAGCCGTCTCTGGCCGAACCGTGTCGAAATCCTTCACGGGAAGCGCACCGACTATGCCGACGACGAACTCCTCTCGGCGAAGCTCATCTGGCTACTCTTCCAGACACTCCATACTGTCGAGAACATCCGATCAGCCGAGGACTTCGGAGACTATCACATCCTGCACGCAGTAGCTGAGGACGATGTCTACTCCATCACGGCCATCGCCGACCACCTGGACTACCAGGAGGACTACGTCGAAGAGCGTTGTACGGCCCTCGAAAACCAACATGCAGTCTCCGTCTCGGAAGATAGTGAGGTCTCCATCACCGAGCTTGGACACGAGTATCTCGAAGGCGACCGAAGCCTCGTTGACTGAGGCGATGGAGTAGACCTCGGTCGCTTGTTTGCAGTCCAGTCGTCTAGAGGGTCGTGGACTATGGCACGGTCGTAGTTATGACGGAAGAATTCTAGCTAATGCTTATAAAGATAGAGAATAAGCTAGATAATATGCTCCTTGAGCCACCAGATCGGGAACGCGGATTCACCCGGGAGCGTCTACTCCGCATCCTTCTCTCGCACCCAAACGGCGATCTCAACAAGCGTGCGCTCGCACAAGAAGCAGAAACAAGTGACGCATGGACCGCCAAATTCACTAATCAACTCGAAGACAAGGGCCTCGTTGAAGGGACAACCGTTCAGGATCCACGTGGTCTCTACGACTACTGGCGGGACAAGCGTGTCTCCCCATCAACGGTGACTGTCGCACTCCAGTCCCCGGTTGAGACAATACAAGATACAGATCTCACTCACGCCTTCACAACCTACCAAGCAGAGAACGCACAGCAGGGATTTCTCTTCACATCAAACACTGCAGTCTACGTAGACCCGGATGAGATCGAAGAATGGATTTCACTCATCGAAGAACAGGGACTCATTGGAGGCGGAAACACAGAATTCAGAGTTACGGACAGCCATGTGTTTTACCGAGCGGAAACGGTCAACGGTATAGAGACAGTCTCTATCCCACAGTTGATTGTTGATCTCCTTGATGAGGGTGGGCCATGCGTCGAAGCAGCTGAACGCCTGATCGAGACATACCATGAGTGATGCCGATCGTAGCCAGTACTCTGACGAAGTCACAGAATTCTCCGAGAACGAACTTCAACAACTTCTGGAGGCCACATCACCCCCTGTGAGTCTCCTCGGTGGGTGGGCAGTCCATCTTCACGTGACGGAAGCATTCGAAGCCGAAAACGGGCGGGAGTATATCGGTTCACGGGACATCGATCTTGGCGTACACGTCGAACCAGAGTGGGATGTCGAAACGCTTCAGTCAAAACCCGTTTCCACCACACTCACTGCCGTTGAATCAGAGATGGAGTACAACCGAGGTCGGTTTGGGTTCTATCAGTACTTCCACCGAATGACGAAGGAACGACTCAGTGATGAGGAAGCAAACGATTATCGGCAGCACGAGATCTTCCGTCTCGATATCGATGTGCTCCCGAGTACCGAAGAATTAGACGCATTTGCTGAGGCGTTCGGGTTTCGACCACCAGCTGATCCACTACTAAAGCCAGTGTTTGGCGACGGGGAATTTCAGGTACTCAACGAGTTCGTCGAATGGGAAGCCCCCACCGAGGTCCGTCTGGCTCCAAGAGAGATACTTGCAGCAATGAAAGTTCGAGCCTTTCCGGATCGAGACAAGAGTCACAAGCGATTGAAAGATTTGGCTGACCTTCACGCACTCCTTTGGTATGGGAGTGATTTCAACCAGCTCCAGTCGGAGGTCACCGCTCACCTGTCACAAGAAGACATCACACAGTTCACAGAGACTGTTACCGATTCCGGATTTGCGAATGCTGCAGGGCTTATCGAAGTTGATGCGACTGTGCTACAGAATTCAATCCAACGATTACTTGCCTGAACACAGCTCTAAATCGGTTTCTCGATTGTGTGTGAACTATGAGCCGATGAACCAGTAGCGGGTAGAGTGTGCCCCTTGTCCAAAATACGCCTCGGCGATGGCACTTGACCAGAGGTAGGTCTATGAAGAAGGAACAAGAGGACCTATATGCTGTTCAGTGTCAGTTGGCACACGCTTCTCGACAAGGCCGACGACCTCGCTGCTGACGCAACGCTGGTGACGCCCCTCTCTCACAAGGAGTTCCGGATTACAGACACACAGGAGCACCGAATTATTATCGAGTACACCGATCGTGACCGCGACGAGAAGTGGCCGCTCAAGCGCGACCAATTCGAAACCCTCTATCACCGTATCCAAGACGCTCCCGACAACACGTTCGACCTTGACCGACTTCCCCCCGATGCTGATCCATATCCTGCTGTCCTGTCCCTCCATCCTCGCTTCGAGATCGATGGGGAGCATGGGACTGGTCGAGACGCAGGGAGACGCGTATATGTTGACGGACGAGGGTCGGCAGTTCGTTGCGGACGCCGTCGAACAGTGGGCAGATACCACGTGGACGGATACTGCGTCTGACACCGAACTGATTGCCGCCACCTACGAGACCACGACACACGCGCGGGCGGTTGATCCGGAGTTCCGAGCTACAGTCCTGTCGCGGCACGATCGAACGTGCCCGGTGTCGGGTGTTGATCATCCAGGGTTGTTGGACGTCGCCCACGTGCTGTCGTGGAGTGACTATCCTGAGTACCGTGCTGACGTAGCGAACGTCCTCCCGCTGAGCAAAACGCATCACGCTGCGTTTGACCGTGAGTTATTCACGCTCGACCAGGACTATCGGCTTCGCGTGAACCCTGCATTTGAGACCGAGAGCGAGTTACTGCAGCGGACGATCATCAACCGTGCTGGTGAGCGGGTGCGGCTCTCTGCCGAGGGGCTGGATCCGGCGTATCTTAGACAACATAACGCGGCGCTCGGGTGGGTGTGAGTTGGGAAGGCCTGAGAATTAGTACGATGACTCTGGAAGATATTCGATGGAGTGCTCGTAGTGGATGCAGTACGTCAGAATATCGTGTACTTCGTCTTTGCACTCTTTGACTGTCCAGTACCGCTGATCAACGGTTTGTGTGTTCGGGGACTCAACCACTTCTCGGACGAAGTCCTTCGGATCAGCGTCGGGAAACACGTCTGCTAATTTCCCGTCCTGTAGGCTATCATAGACCAGTGCAGCGTTGAACGCCATTCCTTTCCAGAACCGTGGAGGATGCGATCCGTGTTGCTCGGTCGAATGGCTGCCAACGGGGATGTGAGTACTCTCGTGCACGAGCAGGGCAAGATGGCGTTCGCGTGTGATTTCGTTGATGGCGGTCATCCGAGTTCTGTATCCGACCGTGTATTGCGATTTACGACTTCGTGGTCCACAAGACGCGAGATGTGTGCGTGTCACTCCAAAATCAACGTCTTCTCTGCCAATCGGGTAGGGTGACGACCTGGATGGATGATCTGGTTGGACGACGTTGACAACTTCCACGAA includes the following:
- a CDS encoding nucleotidyl transferase AbiEii/AbiGii toxin family protein; the encoded protein is MSDADRSQYSDEVTEFSENELQQLLEATSPPVSLLGGWAVHLHVTEAFEAENGREYIGSRDIDLGVHVEPEWDVETLQSKPVSTTLTAVESEMEYNRGRFGFYQYFHRMTKERLSDEEANDYRQHEIFRLDIDVLPSTEELDAFAEAFGFRPPADPLLKPVFGDGEFQVLNEFVEWEAPTEVRLAPREILAAMKVRAFPDRDKSHKRLKDLADLHALLWYGSDFNQLQSEVTAHLSQEDITQFTETVTDSGFANAAGLIEVDATVLQNSIQRLLA
- a CDS encoding HNH endonuclease, yielding MVETQGDAYMLTDEGRQFVADAVEQWADTTWTDTASDTELIAATYETTTHARAVDPEFRATVLSRHDRTCPVSGVDHPGLLDVAHVLSWSDYPEYRADVANVLPLSKTHHAAFDRELFTLDQDYRLRVNPAFETESELLQRTIINRAGERVRLSAEGLDPAYLRQHNAALGWV